Below is a window of Deltaproteobacteria bacterium DNA.
TTGACAGAAACTATTACTCTAAGTTATAATAGCGCAGTTTAATGTATTTTCTTTCATAGGAGTTAATAATTATGCCAATTGTAAAAAAGAAGACAAAGCCGGGAAATGGGTTGATGCTTTCGCCAATAGAGAAGGATATCCTTAAGTGTGTGGGTGAAGGCAAGACCAACGATGAGATAGGAAAGATAGTAGGGAAAACAAGGTGGACTGTAAAATTATATCTTAAAAATATTATGAAAAAATTAAATGTGATAAGCAGAACGCAGGCAGTCAGCAAGGCTATAGGCCAGGGGCTCCTTTCTCCGTTTAAATCCCACGGTCGTGCGAAGCCGCACCCGAAACGAAAGGTCTGCATTGTCGGCCTTGGCAAGGGCGGAACAGCCATACTTGATATATTCAACGAAGACCCCTCAATAGACATTGTGGCCGTGGCTGACGCAAATCCAGAGGCTACTGGCATAAAGCTTGCCAGGAAACTGAATATACCGGTGTTATCTGACTATAGGGAAATTATAAAAAAGGGCATAGATATAGTTGTAAATGTAACAGGCTCAAAAGAGGTAAGGGAGGGCATAAAGAAGATAAAGCCCCCTGAAACAGAACTTATAGAAGGTCTTTCTGCAAGACTTTTATGGCAGTTGGTTGAGGAGAAGAGAAAAAGGATAAAAGAAAGGGAAAAAATTTTAATGGATCACGGGGCACTCTACCACCTTGGGCTTGTTATAGAAAATATAGACAGTATGAAGGATGCGGCTTTAGCAATATTAGGCTATGCAATGAAACTAACCTCCACCCCTGCCGGTTCGATGGGTCTCTTTGATGAAAAAAGCGGCGAAATGATTTTAGCGGCGTCAAAGGGTTTTAGCGCTGATTTTAAAAAGGTGGACAGATGGAAAGTACGAAAGGGAGGTTTAACCAGCTATATACTCAACCAGAAGGCCCCGCTTGTAATAACCGATGTGAGGGATTATCCAAATCCAAATCTACTCCTTCTGAGGGAAGGTGTAATATCCCTCCTTGGAGTGCCGCTTGC
It encodes the following:
- a CDS encoding diguanylate cyclase; this encodes MPIVKKKTKPGNGLMLSPIEKDILKCVGEGKTNDEIGKIVGKTRWTVKLYLKNIMKKLNVISRTQAVSKAIGQGLLSPFKSHGRAKPHPKRKVCIVGLGKGGTAILDIFNEDPSIDIVAVADANPEATGIKLARKLNIPVLSDYREIIKKGIDIVVNVTGSKEVREGIKKIKPPETELIEGLSARLLWQLVEEKRKRIKEREKILMDHGALYHLGLVIENIDSMKDAALAILGYAMKLTSTPAGSMGLFDEKSGEMILAASKGFSADFKKVDRWKVRKGGLTSYILNQKAPLVITDVRDYPNPNLLLLREGVISLLGVPLAIQGRIIGVLYVNDFKRREFRAEDISIFSLISVYAALTIERVKSIEEMWQLSITDGLTGLYNHRYLMEQMHMEIQRASRYNHPLSIIMLDIDHFKDYNDKFGHLEGNRALKGIARILKKETRDTDMVGRFGGEEFCIIVHEVKKDGAAVFAKRLLREIAKNHFSGRRITLSGGVAVFPKDGKTPAELIKKADVFLYMAKKQGRNRICC